One region of Arthrobacter sp. StoSoilB22 genomic DNA includes:
- a CDS encoding GNAT family N-acetyltransferase produces MAAVSQEQSFDIRKATPEDWPGMWSILQPVIREGETFTWDRDTTEEVARSKWVKEAPGQTFVAVRQGSGEILGTGEFHANQAGGGSHVANAGYMVGANNSGQGIARALCAYSLSEAKAAGFRSMQYNAVVESNVRAVWLWQSMGFKILATVPEAFNHPEIGYVGLHVMYRKL; encoded by the coding sequence GTGGCCGCTGTGAGCCAAGAACAATCCTTTGACATCCGTAAAGCAACACCTGAGGACTGGCCCGGAATGTGGTCGATCCTGCAGCCGGTGATCCGCGAGGGCGAGACCTTCACATGGGATCGCGACACCACAGAAGAGGTGGCCAGGAGCAAATGGGTGAAGGAAGCTCCCGGCCAGACCTTCGTTGCTGTGCGCCAGGGCAGCGGCGAGATCCTGGGAACAGGGGAGTTCCACGCCAATCAAGCCGGTGGTGGAAGCCATGTTGCCAACGCCGGATACATGGTGGGGGCCAACAACTCGGGTCAAGGTATTGCCAGGGCCCTGTGCGCCTACTCACTGAGCGAAGCGAAAGCGGCAGGCTTCCGTTCCATGCAGTACAACGCCGTGGTGGAGAGCAACGTGCGTGCCGTGTGGTTGTGGCAGTCCATGGGTTTCAAGATTCTGGCTACGGTGCCTGAAGCCTTCAACCACCCCGAAATCGGCTACGTGGGCTTGCACGTGATGTACCGAAAACTTTAG
- the mshA gene encoding D-inositol-3-phosphate glycosyltransferase produces the protein MPLIRRVAFLSLHTSPMEQPGAGDAGGMNVYVRALAMALAESGVEVEIFTRSTKAGQPAVEHPGPGVCVHNVMAGPRRKLPKEELPALLHHMVEEIDKIRHQQLHGRYDAIHSHYWVSGVAGLELSELWGVPLIHTMHTMAKVKNLVLESGERPEPRRREDGEQRIVDGASRLVANTPAEAEELVSHYGADPDRIDVAPPGVDLKVFTPSFRRKSRSLRGVRPDSFHILFAGRIQRLKGPQVFVKAAGILRKRRPDIDLEMTILGSLSGAKDFNLQHIIEDAGLSDVVTHRPPVVAPELASWFRSADVVVMPSFSESFGLVALEAQACGTPVVATNVGGLSRAISDGRTGILVNGHDPSDWADALEDLYDDVQTREDMGRLAATYAESFGWQRTAAITLESYREAVGGLLVPRR, from the coding sequence ATGCCGTTGATCCGTCGTGTGGCCTTTCTGTCCCTCCATACCTCCCCCATGGAGCAGCCCGGCGCGGGAGATGCCGGCGGAATGAACGTTTACGTGCGCGCCTTGGCCATGGCACTTGCGGAGTCCGGGGTGGAGGTGGAAATCTTCACGCGATCCACCAAAGCCGGCCAGCCCGCCGTCGAGCACCCTGGCCCCGGCGTCTGCGTACACAACGTCATGGCAGGACCACGCCGCAAACTGCCCAAGGAAGAACTGCCGGCACTTCTGCACCACATGGTCGAGGAAATCGACAAAATCCGCCACCAACAGCTCCACGGCCGCTACGACGCCATCCACTCCCACTACTGGGTTTCAGGCGTGGCAGGGCTCGAGCTCTCAGAACTTTGGGGCGTCCCCCTCATCCACACCATGCACACCATGGCCAAGGTCAAAAATCTTGTCCTGGAATCCGGTGAACGGCCTGAGCCGCGGCGCCGGGAAGACGGAGAGCAACGCATTGTGGACGGCGCTTCGAGGCTGGTTGCCAATACTCCTGCCGAAGCGGAGGAATTGGTTTCACACTACGGGGCGGATCCTGACCGGATAGATGTAGCCCCGCCGGGAGTGGACCTCAAGGTGTTCACGCCCTCGTTCCGGCGAAAATCGCGTTCATTGCGGGGCGTCAGGCCGGACAGCTTCCACATCCTCTTTGCCGGCAGGATCCAGCGGCTCAAAGGTCCCCAGGTATTCGTCAAGGCGGCCGGCATACTCCGAAAACGCCGGCCGGACATTGATTTGGAAATGACCATACTGGGCTCTCTGAGCGGGGCGAAGGACTTCAACCTCCAGCACATCATTGAAGACGCTGGACTCTCCGACGTCGTTACTCACCGGCCGCCTGTTGTGGCACCGGAGCTGGCCAGCTGGTTCCGGTCAGCAGATGTGGTGGTGATGCCCTCCTTCAGCGAGTCCTTCGGTTTGGTGGCGTTGGAAGCACAGGCGTGCGGTACACCTGTGGTGGCCACCAATGTTGGTGGTCTCTCCCGCGCCATCTCCGACGGGCGAACGGGCATCCTGGTAAACGGACACGATCCTTCCGATTGGGCAGACGCCCTCGAAGATCTTTACGACGACGTCCAGACCCGCGAGGACATGGGCCGGCTCGCTGCCACCTACGCCGAGTCCTTCGGATGGCAACGCACCGCCGCCATCACGTTGGAAAGCTACCGTGAGGCTGTGGGCGGACTCTTGGTCCCGCGGCGCTGA